In Bacillus sp. KH172YL63, one genomic interval encodes:
- a CDS encoding RicAFT regulatory complex protein RicA family protein has protein sequence MAKYTKDDIMKRAEELATMIAETEEVDFFKRAEAQIHENQKVREMIASIKSLQKQAVNFQHYGKTEALKMVEAKIENLENEIDAIPVVQQFKESQTDVNDLLQIVASVISNNVTDHIIETTGGDLLRGETGSQVKNSTPGSCS, from the coding sequence ATGGCAAAGTATACAAAAGACGATATTATGAAACGTGCAGAAGAACTTGCAACGATGATTGCAGAAACAGAAGAAGTGGATTTCTTTAAACGTGCAGAAGCACAGATCCATGAAAATCAAAAGGTGCGGGAAATGATCGCAAGCATCAAGAGCCTTCAGAAGCAAGCGGTGAATTTCCAGCACTACGGAAAAACAGAGGCTTTAAAAATGGTGGAAGCCAAAATCGAAAACCTTGAGAACGAAATCGATGCCATCCCGGTTGTTCAACAGTTCAAGGAATCCCAAACGGATGTAAACGATCTGCTGCAAATTGTGGCATCTGTCATTTCAAACAATGTGACCGATCATATTATCGAAACGACCGGTGGAGATCTCCTTCGCGGGGAAACCGGATCTCAAGTGAAAAATTCAACACCGGGCAGCTGTTCTTAA
- a CDS encoding outer spore coat protein CotE yields the protein MAEYREIITKAVVAKGRKFTQSHHTICPPHNPSSILGCWIINHQYEAHKVGKKVEVHGSYDINVWYSHSDNTKTSVVTERVEYTDCIKLKYRDPDCLDDIEVCARVLQQPNCCEAVISPNGNKIIVHVEREFLVEVIGETKVCVLVNPEGCDDEDWDCDLDDEEFEELDPDFLEGDEE from the coding sequence ATGGCAGAATATAGAGAGATTATTACTAAAGCGGTCGTAGCGAAGGGACGTAAATTCACACAGTCTCATCATACGATTTGCCCGCCGCATAATCCATCGAGCATTTTAGGCTGCTGGATAATTAATCATCAGTATGAAGCACACAAAGTAGGGAAGAAGGTTGAAGTTCACGGTTCATACGATATCAACGTATGGTACTCACACAGTGATAACACGAAGACATCTGTTGTCACAGAGAGAGTGGAATATACAGACTGCATCAAATTAAAATACCGTGATCCTGACTGCTTAGACGACATTGAAGTATGTGCTCGCGTATTACAACAGCCTAATTGCTGCGAAGCGGTAATTTCACCAAACGGTAACAAAATTATCGTTCATGTTGAACGTGAATTCCTAGTGGAAGTTATCGGAGAAACGAAAGTTTGTGTCCTTGTCAATCCAGAGGGTTGTGACGATGAAGACTGGGACTGCGACTTGGATGACGAAGAGTTTGAAGAGCTAGATCCAGACTTCCTGGAAGGCGACGAAGAATAA
- a CDS encoding DNA topoisomerase III, whose product MKKILVLAEKPSVGRDIARVLQCTKNGNGFLEGNDYIVTWALGHLVTLAEPESYDDRYKSWNLEDLPMLPPALNLVVIKKTGKQFSAVKSQMNRPDVKEIVIATDAGREGELVARWIIEKARVNKPLKRLWISSVTDKAIKDGFRHLKDAKQYENLYAAAQARSEADWYVGMNATRALTTKHNAQLSCGRVQTPTLGIIAQREEEIKNFTPKTFYGAQVTTESGTFTWTNTKNRDTKTFSEKEMASVMEALKNQKEITISSVKKALKKTYAPSLYDLTELQRDAHKIFGYSAKETLSIMQKLYEQHKLVTYPRTDSKHLSSDMISTLKDRLHAVNVQPYRKLAHKALQGNPNLSKAYVDDKLVSDHHAIIPTEETPSLQRLQDRERKIYDLIVKRFLAAFYPPFSYEQTTVEASAGTESFQAKGKRIVAFGWKEVYGIDEEKDQLLSEMEEGNTFPISSIKQTEGQTNPPGRFNEGTLLSAMENPKKFMKESNKALLETIEDAGGLGTVATRADIIEKLFNSGVIEPRGKDIHMTSKGRQLLGLAPLELQSPTLTAEWEQKLEKIANGSLSKHEFIKDIKAYTKKSVSEIKNSTKKYSHDNLTGTKCPDCGNLMLEIKNKHGKKLVCQDRECGHRKNVSKKTNARCPNCHKRLDLRGEGEGQMFTCVCGHREKLSTFNERKKKEKNSKATKRDVNKYLKTQQNDEPANTALADALAKLKLDQ is encoded by the coding sequence ATGAAAAAGATTTTGGTCCTGGCAGAGAAGCCGTCTGTCGGCAGGGATATTGCCAGAGTGCTCCAATGTACAAAGAATGGGAATGGCTTTTTGGAAGGGAATGACTATATTGTCACCTGGGCCCTCGGGCATTTGGTGACATTGGCTGAGCCTGAAAGCTATGATGACCGATATAAAAGCTGGAACCTCGAGGACCTGCCGATGCTCCCGCCGGCTCTGAACCTTGTTGTGATCAAAAAAACAGGGAAGCAGTTTAGCGCGGTCAAGTCTCAAATGAACCGGCCTGATGTAAAGGAAATCGTCATTGCGACAGATGCAGGACGGGAAGGTGAACTCGTAGCCCGCTGGATCATAGAAAAGGCAAGGGTAAACAAACCGTTGAAACGCCTCTGGATCTCTTCCGTCACCGACAAGGCGATCAAGGACGGCTTCAGGCATCTGAAAGATGCGAAGCAATACGAAAATTTATATGCAGCAGCACAAGCGAGATCGGAAGCCGACTGGTATGTGGGAATGAATGCGACAAGGGCACTGACAACGAAGCATAATGCCCAATTATCATGCGGCCGTGTGCAAACACCGACGCTCGGCATCATCGCCCAAAGGGAAGAAGAAATCAAAAACTTCACCCCGAAAACCTTTTACGGTGCACAAGTTACAACGGAGAGCGGCACCTTCACCTGGACGAATACGAAAAACCGGGATACGAAGACTTTTTCTGAAAAAGAAATGGCCAGTGTCATGGAAGCATTGAAGAATCAAAAAGAAATCACCATTTCTTCGGTGAAAAAGGCGCTGAAAAAAACCTACGCTCCTTCTCTGTACGACTTAACGGAATTGCAAAGGGACGCCCACAAAATCTTTGGCTATTCAGCGAAAGAAACGTTATCGATCATGCAAAAATTATACGAACAGCATAAGCTTGTGACGTATCCAAGGACAGATAGCAAACATTTATCGAGCGATATGATTTCAACATTGAAGGACCGGTTGCATGCCGTGAATGTCCAGCCATATCGCAAGCTTGCCCACAAAGCGTTACAGGGGAACCCGAATCTGTCAAAAGCATATGTAGATGACAAGCTGGTGAGCGATCATCATGCGATCATCCCAACGGAAGAGACGCCTTCTCTTCAACGGCTCCAAGATCGGGAAAGAAAAATCTATGACTTAATAGTGAAACGATTCCTGGCAGCTTTTTATCCACCGTTTTCATATGAGCAAACGACAGTGGAAGCTTCTGCCGGGACTGAATCCTTTCAGGCAAAAGGGAAAAGGATTGTAGCATTCGGTTGGAAAGAAGTATACGGAATAGATGAGGAAAAAGATCAGCTTCTATCCGAAATGGAGGAAGGGAACACATTCCCTATCTCTTCAATCAAACAAACAGAAGGACAGACAAACCCACCAGGCAGATTTAATGAGGGAACACTTCTATCTGCTATGGAAAACCCTAAAAAGTTCATGAAGGAAAGCAACAAAGCGCTGCTTGAAACGATAGAAGATGCAGGCGGACTCGGCACTGTCGCAACAAGAGCAGATATCATCGAGAAGCTGTTCAACTCCGGTGTGATCGAGCCAAGAGGGAAAGACATCCATATGACGTCAAAGGGCAGACAATTGCTTGGACTTGCTCCCCTTGAACTGCAATCTCCTACACTGACAGCCGAGTGGGAACAGAAGCTTGAAAAAATCGCGAACGGTTCACTTTCAAAGCATGAATTTATAAAAGACATAAAAGCTTATACGAAAAAGTCAGTGAGTGAAATCAAAAATTCCACAAAGAAATACTCACATGACAATCTCACTGGCACCAAATGTCCCGATTGTGGAAACCTGATGCTTGAAATCAAAAATAAACACGGGAAGAAACTCGTTTGCCAGGATCGTGAATGCGGTCATCGGAAGAATGTCAGTAAGAAAACGAATGCCCGCTGTCCTAATTGCCATAAGCGCCTGGATCTTAGAGGAGAAGGGGAAGGCCAAATGTTCACCTGCGTATGCGGACATAGAGAAAAGCTCTCTACGTTCAATGAAAGAAAGAAGAAGGAAAAGAACAGTAAGGCAACAAAGCGGGATGTGAACAAGTATTTAAAAACACAACAAAATGATGAGCCGGCTAATACTGCGTTAGCAGATGCGCTGGCGAAATTAAAGTTGGATCAGTAG
- a CDS encoding ankyrin repeat domain-containing protein — MTNQAFFKAIETGDKVQVEQILRNDPNLCNAENEHGLTALGVAAHYGHLDVVELLLNFGADIHAVSRSKLTYIPSNTALHAGVAGKASKEVVEFLLKNGAKVNKTDSSGYTPLHIAAFDAGAEITSLLLTHGDGEGILSAGDQRSPLDIARERDNKEFIKAYEEFEKREAK, encoded by the coding sequence GTGACAAATCAAGCGTTTTTTAAAGCAATCGAAACAGGGGACAAAGTACAGGTGGAACAAATCCTACGAAATGATCCGAATTTATGTAACGCAGAGAATGAACACGGACTGACGGCACTTGGCGTGGCAGCACATTACGGTCATTTGGATGTCGTCGAACTGCTGCTGAACTTTGGAGCGGATATCCATGCGGTCTCGAGGTCCAAGCTTACTTATATTCCTTCAAACACGGCTCTACATGCCGGAGTCGCCGGCAAGGCATCCAAGGAAGTAGTCGAGTTCCTTCTGAAAAATGGTGCAAAGGTGAACAAGACCGACTCATCTGGCTACACGCCACTCCATATCGCAGCCTTCGATGCCGGTGCTGAAATTACCTCCCTGCTTCTCACTCATGGGGATGGTGAGGGGATCCTTTCCGCTGGGGATCAACGGTCACCTTTGGACATTGCAAGGGAAAGGGATAATAAAGAATTCATAAAGGCATATGAAGAATTTGAAAAGAGGGAAGCAAAGTAG
- a CDS encoding carbon starvation CstA family protein yields MLTFLASICILVAGYFIYSKVVEKIFGIDDANVTPAYSKKDGLDYMPMSWWKASLVQLLNIAGLGPIFGAILGALYGPVAFVWIVIGTLFAGAVHDYFSGMLSLRHNGEQFPSIVGRYLGKPVQSLMNILSIVLMVLVAAAFTSGPAQLMAEVTPFNFMTCLLLIFTYFLIATILPIDKIIGKVYPVFGAILIFMAVAIGIGLFFFENPVPNLTLQNLHPSELPLWPLLMVTVSCGAISGFHSTQSPILARTLKKESEGRKVFYGAMVAEGIIALIWAAAGMAFFNGTGGLQEALAAGGPAGVVNEISKTTLGTIGGVLAILGVIILPVTTGDTALRSSRMMLADLLRSVRKGKDNGKWVPVALVIPVALPTFLLTQMDYTFLWRYVGWSNQVVATVMLWTAAIYLLQRAKFHWICSIPALFMTGVVSSYIFYAPEGFGFAYSKAMMLGAVIWLAVLIWFVVQLVKYRPVRNRLPAMKSVEY; encoded by the coding sequence ATGCTCACATTTCTTGCATCAATCTGTATTTTAGTGGCTGGTTATTTCATCTATTCAAAGGTGGTCGAAAAGATTTTCGGCATTGATGATGCCAATGTGACACCTGCTTATTCCAAAAAAGATGGTTTGGATTATATGCCTATGAGCTGGTGGAAAGCGAGCCTCGTTCAGTTGTTGAACATCGCCGGCCTGGGGCCGATCTTCGGCGCGATCCTTGGTGCATTATACGGACCGGTCGCATTTGTGTGGATCGTGATCGGCACGTTATTCGCAGGAGCAGTCCATGATTATTTTTCAGGCATGCTGTCGCTCAGGCATAATGGGGAACAGTTTCCTTCCATCGTAGGGCGGTATTTGGGGAAACCTGTTCAATCCCTTATGAACATCCTGTCGATTGTATTGATGGTTCTGGTCGCAGCGGCATTCACATCTGGACCTGCTCAACTGATGGCAGAGGTGACACCGTTTAATTTTATGACTTGCCTGTTGTTGATTTTTACATATTTCCTGATTGCAACCATTCTGCCGATTGATAAGATCATAGGGAAAGTCTATCCGGTCTTTGGTGCAATCCTGATATTTATGGCAGTGGCAATCGGCATTGGGCTATTCTTCTTCGAGAATCCTGTCCCGAATTTAACACTCCAGAATCTGCATCCCAGTGAATTGCCATTGTGGCCATTATTGATGGTGACCGTATCATGTGGAGCGATTTCCGGTTTTCATTCCACGCAAAGCCCGATCCTTGCCCGGACGTTGAAAAAGGAAAGTGAAGGAAGGAAAGTATTCTATGGAGCGATGGTAGCTGAAGGAATCATCGCTTTAATATGGGCAGCAGCCGGCATGGCTTTCTTCAATGGAACAGGCGGGCTGCAGGAAGCGCTGGCTGCCGGTGGACCGGCCGGTGTCGTGAACGAAATAAGCAAGACGACGCTCGGGACAATTGGCGGGGTGCTTGCAATCCTCGGCGTCATTATCCTTCCGGTTACAACCGGTGATACTGCGTTAAGGTCTTCGAGGATGATGCTTGCGGACTTGCTTCGATCCGTCCGTAAAGGGAAAGATAATGGAAAATGGGTTCCGGTCGCACTTGTGATCCCTGTTGCACTGCCTACTTTCCTTTTGACTCAAATGGACTATACTTTCCTCTGGAGATACGTTGGATGGTCCAATCAAGTCGTTGCGACGGTCATGCTTTGGACGGCCGCCATTTATTTACTGCAAAGAGCCAAGTTCCACTGGATATGCAGCATTCCTGCTTTATTTATGACCGGGGTTGTCAGTTCATACATTTTTTATGCCCCAGAAGGCTTTGGTTTTGCCTACTCCAAAGCAATGATGCTTGGTGCTGTGATCTGGCTTGCGGTATTGATCTGGTTTGTGGTCCAATTGGTGAAATACAGACCTGTCCGCAACCGGCTTCCTGCTATGAAATCAGTTGAATATTAA
- a CDS encoding nitrilase-related carbon-nitrogen hydrolase — protein MSDLVKIGLIQASHDVDGSEGVDVHKEQAIKKHVKLVRDAAKQGAQIICLQEIFYGPYFCSEQNPKWYDSAEEIPNGPTTRQFQDLAKELGVVIVLPIYEREGIATYYNTAAVIDADGKYLGKYRKQHIPHVGVGEEGYGFWEKYYFKPGNLGYPVFDTAFAKVGVYICYDRHFPEGARLLGLKGAEIVFNPSATVAGLSEYLWKLEQPAHAVANGYYLGAINRVGYEGPWNMGEFYGQSYLVDPRGSFVAVGSRDHDEVVIGEMNKKLLREVRDTWQFYRDRRPETYNEMTALLP, from the coding sequence ATGTCGGATTTAGTGAAAATTGGACTGATTCAAGCTTCTCATGATGTGGATGGAAGTGAAGGTGTTGATGTCCATAAAGAGCAAGCAATCAAGAAACATGTGAAATTGGTAAGGGATGCCGCTAAACAAGGGGCGCAGATTATTTGTTTGCAGGAGATCTTCTATGGACCATACTTCTGTTCCGAACAAAATCCAAAATGGTATGACTCCGCCGAAGAAATCCCTAACGGACCGACGACCAGACAGTTTCAGGATCTTGCAAAAGAGCTCGGTGTCGTCATTGTGTTGCCGATCTATGAAAGAGAAGGAATCGCCACCTACTACAATACGGCAGCGGTGATAGACGCTGATGGAAAGTACCTTGGAAAGTATCGAAAACAGCATATCCCCCATGTTGGAGTCGGGGAAGAGGGGTACGGATTCTGGGAGAAATATTATTTCAAACCTGGCAATCTCGGATACCCTGTGTTTGACACTGCGTTTGCAAAGGTCGGTGTGTACATTTGTTATGACCGTCATTTTCCAGAGGGCGCACGTTTACTTGGATTGAAAGGTGCTGAGATTGTATTCAATCCATCTGCAACTGTAGCAGGACTGTCTGAATATCTGTGGAAACTTGAGCAGCCTGCCCATGCCGTAGCGAACGGCTATTATTTAGGGGCAATCAACCGTGTCGGCTATGAAGGGCCATGGAATATGGGGGAATTCTACGGTCAGTCATATCTTGTAGACCCAAGAGGCAGCTTTGTTGCAGTGGGAAGCAGGGATCATGATGAAGTCGTCATTGGGGAAATGAATAAGAAGCTCCTGAGGGAAGTAAGGGATACCTGGCAGTTCTATCGTGACCGCAGGCCTGAGACATACAATGAGATGACAGCATTGCTTCCTTGA
- a CDS encoding NAD(P)-dependent oxidoreductase: protein MSNTISLLNLERNFLEAKEGLTNREAVEEANRCLYCYDAPCIQACPTGIDIPSFIKKIASGNLKGSAKTIMSSNPVGASCSRVCPTEELCEGACVLNHSTKPIMIGDLQRYATDWARHNDAVLFEAGEPNGKTVGIIGGGPAGLSAARELALLGYEVTIYEAEEKAGGLNTYGIVSFRLPQSISYWEVEQVQKLNVDIRTNTKVGKDVSAEELSLAHDFLILAAGMSVVPDLHIDGEKLSGVHDAIDFVKATKSGKISKEYQGKKVAVIGAGNTAIDGATCAVRLGAENVKILYRRTMEEMTAYDFEYEFAKQDGVEFRWLTAPKRIIGNEAGEVAGIECVKMALGEAGTDGRRRPVEVPGSEFVLPVDVVIKAIGQTRHRTLIEQFGLAHSDGVVKIDQQTFQTSNPAIFACGDVIFGKGVGEAMVVTAAEQGKQAAYQLHATAAEVQMN, encoded by the coding sequence TTGTCCAACACAATTTCATTACTCAATCTTGAAAGGAATTTCCTTGAAGCAAAAGAAGGCCTTACGAACAGAGAAGCGGTGGAGGAAGCGAATCGATGCCTGTATTGTTACGATGCACCTTGCATACAAGCTTGTCCTACAGGTATCGATATACCATCTTTCATTAAAAAGATCGCATCCGGAAATTTGAAAGGATCTGCAAAGACAATTATGTCAAGCAATCCTGTCGGGGCAAGCTGCTCACGTGTATGCCCGACCGAGGAATTATGTGAAGGGGCCTGTGTACTGAATCATTCCACCAAACCCATCATGATCGGTGATCTTCAACGTTATGCAACCGACTGGGCAAGGCATAATGACGCAGTATTATTTGAAGCAGGTGAACCCAACGGTAAAACGGTTGGAATCATTGGGGGAGGACCCGCAGGTTTGTCAGCCGCCAGAGAACTTGCACTGCTCGGGTATGAAGTCACAATCTATGAGGCGGAGGAAAAAGCAGGAGGCTTGAATACGTATGGAATCGTGTCCTTCCGTCTTCCGCAAAGCATTTCTTACTGGGAAGTCGAGCAAGTCCAAAAACTGAACGTGGACATACGAACAAATACAAAGGTAGGGAAAGACGTTTCTGCGGAAGAATTATCACTAGCACATGATTTCCTTATACTTGCTGCAGGAATGTCGGTCGTACCTGACCTTCATATTGATGGGGAAAAGTTGTCAGGTGTCCATGATGCCATAGACTTCGTTAAAGCGACGAAAAGCGGAAAAATCAGTAAGGAATATCAAGGTAAGAAAGTGGCCGTCATTGGGGCAGGTAACACTGCAATCGATGGAGCAACATGCGCTGTCAGGCTAGGTGCTGAAAATGTGAAAATTTTGTACCGCAGAACAATGGAAGAAATGACTGCTTATGATTTTGAATATGAGTTTGCAAAGCAGGACGGTGTTGAATTCCGCTGGCTCACGGCCCCTAAACGGATCATCGGAAACGAAGCCGGGGAAGTTGCCGGAATCGAATGCGTCAAGATGGCATTAGGGGAGGCTGGGACCGACGGAAGAAGACGGCCGGTGGAGGTGCCGGGCTCGGAATTTGTGCTTCCGGTCGATGTGGTCATCAAGGCCATTGGCCAGACGCGTCACCGGACTTTGATTGAACAGTTCGGACTCGCCCATTCCGATGGGGTGGTGAAGATTGATCAACAAACATTTCAAACGTCAAATCCTGCAATCTTTGCATGCGGGGATGTCATATTCGGCAAAGGTGTGGGAGAGGCGATGGTTGTCACCGCGGCCGAGCAGGGGAAGCAGGCTGCATACCAATTGCATGCAACAGCTGCAGAAGTTCAGATGAATTAA
- the preA gene encoding NAD-dependent dihydropyrimidine dehydrogenase subunit PreA, whose amino-acid sequence MANLNIDLAGIKSPNPFWLASAPPTNSGYQVQRAFEAGWGGAVWKTLGEPIINVSSRFAAVSFNGQRVAGFNNIELITDRPLEVNLKEIYETKKRFPNHAIIASLMVEPKQEKWHEIVKKVEDVGVDGLELNFGCPHGMAERGMGSASGQVPELVEKQTYWAKEMARTPVIVKLTPNITDITVTAEAAVRGGADAVSMINTINSLAGVDLDSWNTIPHVAGKGAHGGYCGPAVKPISLNMVAECARNPRINVPISGMGGVSNWQDAVEFMLMGASGVQVCTAAMHHGFRIVEDMLDGLNNYLDEKGISSVQDIVGKSVPRFSDWGNLDLNYNVVAKINRDVCINCNKCHIACEDTSHQCIDMLKDPDGNRYLKVREEDCVGCNLCSIVCPVDGAIDMIEVPASGMPMTWNQRQAVMNKLSGPAVNAVK is encoded by the coding sequence ATGGCAAATTTAAACATCGATTTAGCAGGGATAAAATCGCCTAACCCGTTTTGGTTAGCTTCCGCACCACCAACAAATTCAGGTTATCAGGTACAGAGGGCATTCGAGGCAGGTTGGGGAGGTGCAGTCTGGAAAACACTGGGCGAACCGATCATCAACGTGTCGTCGAGATTCGCAGCAGTCAGCTTCAATGGACAGAGGGTGGCTGGGTTCAATAATATCGAGCTCATAACTGACCGTCCATTGGAAGTGAATCTTAAGGAAATTTACGAAACGAAGAAAAGGTTCCCGAACCACGCCATCATTGCATCATTGATGGTTGAGCCAAAACAGGAAAAATGGCATGAAATTGTCAAAAAAGTGGAAGACGTCGGTGTGGATGGATTGGAATTGAATTTCGGCTGTCCCCATGGCATGGCAGAGCGGGGGATGGGTTCTGCATCCGGTCAGGTGCCGGAGCTTGTGGAAAAACAAACCTACTGGGCAAAGGAAATGGCCAGGACACCTGTCATCGTAAAGCTTACGCCGAACATAACGGATATCACAGTTACAGCTGAAGCGGCTGTAAGGGGTGGTGCCGATGCCGTCAGCATGATCAATACGATCAATAGTCTGGCCGGCGTGGATCTGGACTCATGGAACACCATTCCACATGTTGCCGGTAAAGGTGCACATGGCGGGTACTGTGGACCGGCAGTTAAGCCGATATCGTTAAATATGGTGGCAGAGTGTGCCAGAAATCCACGGATCAACGTACCGATTTCCGGAATGGGCGGGGTATCCAATTGGCAGGATGCAGTTGAATTCATGCTGATGGGTGCATCAGGCGTCCAGGTATGTACAGCAGCCATGCACCACGGCTTTAGAATCGTCGAGGATATGCTTGATGGCTTGAATAATTATCTTGATGAAAAGGGGATTTCCTCGGTTCAGGATATCGTTGGGAAATCAGTGCCGAGATTTTCAGACTGGGGTAATCTTGACCTCAACTATAATGTGGTGGCAAAAATCAACCGTGATGTATGCATTAACTGTAATAAGTGTCATATTGCATGCGAAGATACGTCCCATCAATGCATCGATATGCTGAAAGACCCTGATGGAAACCGTTATCTGAAAGTAAGGGAAGAAGACTGCGTAGGGTGCAATCTTTGTTCCATTGTATGCCCTGTTGACGGAGCGATCGATATGATAGAAGTTCCAGCGAGCGGCATGCCGATGACGTGGAATCAGCGTCAAGCAGTCATGAACAAACTTTCAGGCCCGGCAGTGAATGCAGTGAAATAA
- the hydA gene encoding dihydropyrimidinase yields MAKIIQNGTIVTATDTYKADILIEDGKISSIGKGFDTAKAEVINAEGQYIFPGGIDPHTHLEMPFGGTVSKDDFETGTIAAAFGGTTTVIDFCLTDKGEPLQRAIDTWHAKSKDKAVIDYSFHLMIGEINENVLSQLPDVMEQEGITSFKVFMAYKNVFQADDETLFRTLVAAKELGALVMVHAENGDVIEYLTEKALQEGNTDPIYHALTRPPELEGEATGRAAKLTGLADSQLYVVHVSCSEAVEQIASARSKGLNVWGETCPQYLVLDQTYLERPNFEGAKYVWSPPLREKWHQEVLWNALKSGQLQTLGSDQCSFDFKGQKDLGKGDFTKIPNGGPIIEDRVSILFSEGVEKGRISLNQFVDIMSTRSARLFGLYPQKGTIAVGSDADLVLFDPVARRVISAKTHHMAADYNPFEGIEVKGEPVSVLSRGEFVIKDKQFVGKLGRGKYVKRAKYGNLLTREESEALQSSKS; encoded by the coding sequence ATGGCTAAAATCATTCAAAACGGAACAATCGTTACGGCAACAGACACATATAAAGCCGATATCCTGATTGAGGACGGCAAGATTTCCTCAATTGGTAAAGGCTTTGATACAGCAAAAGCGGAAGTGATAAACGCTGAAGGACAGTATATCTTTCCGGGCGGGATAGATCCCCATACCCATTTGGAGATGCCTTTTGGAGGGACTGTTTCCAAGGATGATTTCGAGACCGGGACGATCGCGGCAGCTTTTGGGGGAACGACGACTGTCATTGATTTCTGTTTGACCGATAAAGGAGAGCCTCTTCAACGGGCAATCGATACATGGCACGCGAAATCTAAGGATAAAGCGGTCATAGACTACAGCTTTCACCTGATGATCGGCGAAATCAACGAAAACGTCTTATCCCAACTCCCGGACGTCATGGAGCAGGAGGGCATCACTTCCTTTAAAGTATTCATGGCGTATAAAAATGTTTTTCAGGCTGACGATGAAACATTGTTCAGGACGCTGGTCGCTGCGAAAGAGCTTGGAGCCCTTGTCATGGTGCACGCAGAAAATGGTGACGTGATCGAATACTTAACTGAAAAGGCACTTCAAGAGGGAAATACGGACCCGATTTATCATGCGCTGACGAGACCGCCAGAACTTGAAGGAGAAGCGACCGGTCGTGCAGCAAAGTTGACGGGGCTTGCCGATTCCCAGCTTTATGTCGTTCATGTTTCATGTTCGGAAGCTGTCGAACAGATTGCATCGGCAAGAAGCAAAGGATTGAATGTGTGGGGAGAAACTTGCCCTCAATACCTGGTGCTGGATCAAACTTATCTGGAAAGACCGAATTTTGAAGGGGCGAAGTACGTCTGGTCTCCACCGTTGAGGGAAAAATGGCATCAGGAGGTCCTTTGGAATGCACTGAAGAGCGGACAGCTCCAGACGCTCGGATCGGATCAGTGTTCATTCGACTTCAAAGGCCAGAAAGATCTAGGGAAAGGTGATTTTACCAAAATACCGAATGGCGGGCCGATCATTGAAGACCGTGTTTCTATATTATTCTCCGAAGGGGTTGAAAAGGGACGGATAAGCCTCAATCAGTTTGTTGATATCATGTCGACAAGAAGTGCCAGGCTGTTCGGACTTTATCCTCAGAAAGGTACAATTGCTGTAGGATCTGATGCAGACCTGGTGCTGTTTGATCCGGTGGCGAGAAGAGTGATTTCTGCCAAGACCCACCATATGGCTGCCGATTACAATCCATTCGAAGGGATCGAAGTGAAAGGAGAGCCCGTATCGGTCCTGTCGAGGGGGGAATTTGTCATAAAGGATAAACAATTCGTTGGAAAGCTCGGCAGGGGCAAATATGTGAAAAGAGCGAAATACGGAAACCTGCTTACAAGAGAAGAGAGTGAAGCACTTCAATCCTCCAAGTCCTGA